The sequence below is a genomic window from Pseudomonadota bacterium.
ATGGATCGTGTACGTGACGGCGACGCCAGTCGTGCCGTCGGGCAAGGTCTCTTTGACCGCCCGGCCGTTCTCGAAGCTGGGCAGTCCGGTACACAGCAGGCAGACGAGCTCCCAGGCCTGGTCGAACACGGTGAATGGCCGCTGGGTCATGCCCAGAACGAAACTCTGCGCCAGGCTGGTGTCGAGCACGGGGTTGAGCGACGGCGGGAACTGGCTGATGCCGATGATAAGCTCCGTGCGTTCCGCCGCCGCCGCGCGGGGCAGCAGCAGGACGACGATCGCCACCACAGTCAACAGTCTCAACACCGCCGGCACGTCCTCCAGGCCCCCGCCCGATGATTGTCACTGCTTAACGGCGTTCTGCCAACCGGTAGAGGGCCTTTTGTGTGACCACAAAGTCGACGCGGTCGTCGAGCAGGGCCCGCTGGCACTGTTCCGGGGTGTCGACAATCGGCTCCTCGTGCACGTTGAATGAGGTATTGATCAGCACCGGCAGGCCACTCGCCTGCTTGAAACCTTGCAGAATGTCGAAGTAGAGCGGGTTCGTGTCGCGCCTGATAACCTGGGGCCGCGCGGTGCCATCGACATGGACAACGGCGGGGATGCGCTCGCGCCAGGCCGGCTTGACCGCGCAGGTGATGGTCATGAAGCGGCAGGCGTAGCGGTTGAGGTCGCCGACTTCGAAGACCTCGCCGGCGTCCTCTTCCGCGACGACCGGCGCGAACGGCATGAACTCGCTCCTGGCCAGCCGCTGATTAAGGCTATCATTGATGGTTGCATCGCTGGGGTTGCCCAGGATCGTGCGTGCGCCGAGCGCCCGCGGTCCGTACTCCATGCGTGCCGTATAGATGGCGCCGGCCTGACCATTGGTCAGGCGCGTGACCGCCGCGGCGATCGGATCGCCCGGATCGACCGTCACGCCGGGCGTGCTTCCCAGCGCGGCGTCGATCGCGTCGCCGTGGTCCCGCCCCAGATAGACGTCATCCAGCCGATAGCGCTGATCGAGCCAATGGCCAAAGCCGTCTCGTTCGCGCAGGGCATCCAGGCAGGCGCCGACCGCCAGGCCATCATCGCCCATCGCCGGGAAGACGAAGACCTCATCGACATCGGTCTCTTCGGCGAGCAACCGGTTCAGCCTGACATTGGCGAAGATTCCGCCGGCCAGGCCCAGACGCCGGGCCGGGAAACGCGTCAGGAATCGCCGAACCGATCCCAGAACATGGTGCTCCAACAGCTGTTGGATCGATGCCGACAGGTCTTCGCGGCTGAACTGTTCGGCAAGGCCCGCCAGGAAGGTCTTCATCTCGGCATAGCTGCCGAAGTCGCTGGTGATCTCGCCGTTCTGGTTGACGTGGAATTGTTGCGCCATCTGATCAAAGCAGACGGGTTCGCCATAAGCCGCGAGCCCGGTCAGCTTGCCTTCGTGCCGGTTCATCTTCCAACCCAGCGCCTGGGTACAGTAGCCATAGGCCAAACCCAGACTGTCGATGCGGTTGGGCCGCAGCAGTTCCTCGTCGCCGCCATAAAGCGTCTGAAGCCCGCCGTCTCGGAAACCGCGCATGGAGTACTGCACGTTGTCGCCGCCGCCGTCGGCCGTATAGAGCAGGGCTTCGTCCCAGTCGGTGAAGAACAGCGCCGGCAAGGCGTGAGCTTCGTGGTGGTTGACGAAGAAAAGGTCCACGTTGTCGCGAAAGCCATAGCGGTCCAGCAAGGCCGCGCGATCGATGATGCCGAGCGCGTTCACGCTGTCGGCGCGGCGCAGCTCGAGCGCCAGAAAGCGTAGCTTCTCCGCATCCAGGGCCTGGCGTACGCGCCCTTCAATGGCGCGTCGGCCGCGGAAGTGCGTGTAGAGGCTTTGCGGCAGCGCAGAACGGGTGCTGGCGACGACATCGACATCGCGCCGCGTGACGCCGGCGATCGCCAAGACTTCGTCTACGCAGTCAACGGGTACATCGCCCCGGCCGTCACCCTTGCGCCTGGTCAGCCGCTCACGCGCGACCGCCGCCACCAGGCGGTAGCCGTCGAACAGCGCTGCGGCTGCATCGTGATAGCCGGGGTGGATCCCAAGGGTAAGCATAGGGCCGATGCTGAGAGGTTGGCGGGCAGGGGACGCATAACGGTTTCGCCCTGCTTGTTCAATGGCCGGCGGAGCCCGCAACGCTGGCCGTCAGGTCCGAAAATTGCCATCTTGGTTGGCGAGTCTGTGGCGTGAGGGGCTGACGGAGGGAGAGGGGAGTTATGACGACGGATTACGATCTGGTCGTGGTCGGCGGCAGTTTCGCCGGCCTGATTTGCGCGCGCACGGCGGCCATGCGCGGCCTGAAGGTCGCCGTCATCGACCGCCGCCGCGAACCCGGCGCTGCGGTCCACACCACCGGCATTCTGGTCAAGGAAGCCGCTGAGGAGATCGATCTCCCACCCGATGTGGTGCGGCGCATCCACGGCGTTCGCCTCTATGGTCCGTCACTCGCTTCCATCGATCTGGCCGAGCCCGGCTATTACTTCCTGGCGACCGACACAGCGCGTCTGTTGCGCTGGCTGGCGCTGGATACGGCCATGGCCGGCGCCAAGCTGTGCTACGGCACGTCCTACCGCGGTGCCTGTTACGAAGAGGACGGTCTTCGCCTGCGCGGTATCGATATCACGACCCGCTATCTGGTCGGTGCCGATGGCGCGCGATCGGCTGTCGCACGCACTTTCGGATTGGGCCTGAACAATCAGTTTCTGCAAGGCATCGAAGCGCATGTTCCGCTCGACGGCGGTATGGCGCCCAATCTGTTGCATTGCGTGCTCAACCGGCAACTGGCGCCGGGCTACATCGCCTGGGCGGTGCCCGGTGTCGAAACGCTTCAGGTCGGTTTGGCCGCGGCACGTGGGGTCAAACCGGATCTCGAGGCGGCGCTCGCCATGATGAACCAGATCGGCGGCATCGATACGTCGCAGGTGTTCGAACGGCGCGCCGGCCTCATCCCATGCGGCGGTCCGGTCCGCCCGTTCGCCACCGACCGTGTCCTGCTGGTCGGCGACGCGGCCGGTCTGGTCTCGCCGTTGACCGGCGGCGGTATCTATAACGCCTTCCGCTTTGGGCGCCGCGCCGCGCAAGCGGTCAGCGACCATCTTCTCGATCATGGACCTGAACCCAGCCGGGTCCTTGCCGGCGAGTATCCGGGCTACGGCGCCAAACTCATGATGCGCCGCGCGATGGATCACGTGGTCGGCGACCGTCTCGTCGACATGATGTTGAAGACGCCGTGGTTCGCCGAGGCGGCGCGGCAGATCTACTTTCGCCCCAGAGGCCTGTTGCGCGGCGTCAAGCTGGCGCCCGCGTTTCGCCCTTCAACGGTATCGCGCGCGATGCGTTAGCGGGCGCCAGATTAATCATCGACGGCCACCGGCGAGCTTGCGTGCGTCCGGGTGCGCCCTAAGCCGCAGCATGGCGATAACGCCGGCCGCCGGACCGATTGCCAGAAACATGAAAGCGTATTGCCAGCCGACCAGGTCGACGACCCAGGGCACGAGCTGGATGGTGATGAGTGTCAGAAGAAAACCGCCGCAATTTTGGGCCGTCAGCATGGTGCCGACCAGTTCCGGTTCGGCGAGTTCGGCCACACTGGCGGAAAACTGCGCGGAGTCCGCAACCACGGCAAAGCCCCACACCGTACAGACCAGCATCAGAACTACCGGTGGGCCGCCGAACAGGAAGCCGATGACAATCGCGCAGGCGCCACTTAGCGTCATGGCTGCCGAGGTCAGCAGTGTGCGGCCCCAGCGGTCGGCAATCACGCCGCCGGCGAGGCACCCCAACGCGCCACCCACGCCGATCGTGGCGAACGTCATGAAACTCGCCCAACCCGATGCCGAGGACCCGCCTGGATTGATCGCGAAGCTGGCGTTCAGGAAAACGATCAGCCACGCCCACATGGCATACAGTTCCCACATGTGACCTAGGTAGCCGAGGTTAGCCAGGCGCAAGGACGGCACGGTCCATGCCTTGAACGCGAGTCTGGGGTCGAGCTTCGGTGATTTGCCGAGGTTCGGACCCGGTTGGAAGAACCTGATGAGAAGTCCCGCGGCTACCGCGGCGACCGACGCCGTGGCAATAGTGAAACGCCAATCGACGCCGCCGAACCCGTTGAACAGATGCGGTGCGGCCGATCCCAGGGTCAGCGCGCCGACCATAATGCCGACCAGGGTGCCGAGATCGCCCTTGGCCCAGCTCGCGGCAAGCTTCATGCCGACGGGATAGACGCCCGCCATGCACGCGCCGGTAATGAACCGCAGCACCAGAACCCAGCCAGTATCGGGCGGCACGACCAGCATCAGCGCGTTGGCGGCGGCGGCGATCAGGCAGCTCGCCATGAAGAAGCGCCGTGGATCGAAACGATCGGCCAGTGCCAGCAAGGCGCTTGCCAGCGTGCCCGCGACAAAGCCGATCTGCACGCTGCTGGTTAGAAGCGAGGCCTGTGTGCCGGTCAGGCCGTACTCCAGAACAAAGGTCGGGACGACGGCAGAGGCGGAAAACCACAAGGCCATCGCCAGGACCTCGGCAAGCGCGAGAATGGCGATCGAACGCGATTTGGCAGATACCAGCAACGGGAACTCGGCGGCGGATTACGATCGGCGGTAACGCCATCTTGCAGTTTCAGTTAATCGCAAACCAGGGCATTCATGACCGATCGCACACACGGTCAATGTGTTGCTTGATAAATGCTTGGAATCAGTGGAAGACTCAGATGAGGCAACGGTGCCGATGCAGCAGTCCCAGGGGGCCGACCATGACCCACCGGTCAATCGCAGCGACCATTCTAAGCGCCTTCGCGCTCGTGGCTTGCGCCAGCGAGCAGCCTTATGAGCCGCCGCCGGTGAACTATTGGGTCACGGCATCGTCGGTCGACGTCGCATCGGCGTGCCTGGTGCCGGCGATGGATGGGTCGCTGGAGGGCAAGATGCACTATGAGTTGCCGCTCTTGCCGGGAGAGTACGCGGAGGTTCGCCCCGACAATGCGAAAGTCATGGGCGGCGGCGATCTCTACTATGTGAGCGTGCGGCGCCATACGGCTGGATCGACCGTTGAACTTCACGGCTATGGCGAGGCGTCGGACGTCTTGCGTCCGGTGATCGAGGGTTGCGTCTGACGGGACTGCGCCGGACGAAACGGCGGCCGTAGAAGCTGTCGATTGCCGCCTCGTGCGGCATGATGAAAATGGGGCACGAGAGTGATCTCGCCCTGGAGCATGGGGCAGGGATGAACGGTTCGGCAAAGCCGCAGGGAATCAAAACCAAAATAGCAGCGGCTGGCTTGGGAAACGTGCTCGAGTGGTATGATTTCGGCTGTTTCGGGTTTTTCGCCGTCATCATCGGACGCCACTTCTTCCCGTCCGATGATCCCTTCACCTCACTTCTATCGGCGTTCGGTGCGTTTGCCGCCGGTTATCTCGCGCGCCCGATCGGCGCGCTGGCGCTCGGCCATATCGGCGACAAGCTGGGACGCAAGACGGCGATGACCCTAGTCATCTCGGTCATGGGTGCGGCGACCGTCGGCATCGGTCTGTTGCCTGGCTACGACACGATCGGCGTGGCGGCGCCGATTGCTCTTGTCCTGCTGCGTTTGCTTCAGGGCTTCGCGGTCGCCGGCGAGTACTCGACCTCAACGGTGTTCCTGATCGAGCATGCGCCTGTCGAACGCCGGGGTTACGTCTCCAGTTGGTCGACCTTCGGCCAGTTCGTTGGTTTGATTTTGGGATCGGGGGTCGGCGCGCTCGTCAGCTCCTTGCTGACGGAGGCCCAGGTCGATGCCTGGGGCTGGCGTGTGCCGTTCCTGCTCAGCGTCATCATCACCGGTCTGGGCTTTTACTACCGCGCCGGCATCACAGAATCGCCAGCCATGGAAGATAGCGAGGCTCAGCACGGCTCGCCCGTTGTTGAGGCCGTGCGGACCGAGTGGAAGACGATCTTCATCTACCTGTGCATGATCGTCATGACCGGTGTCGGTTGGTTTGTCGCCTATGTCTACGCGGTCAACGATCTGACGTCGCGCATGCACGTCTCGACCGCCAAGGCCTTGGACATCAACACGCTCGCGCTGTTTGGCATTCTGGTCGTCACCCCGTTTGCCGGCTTGCTTTCCGACAAGATCGGCCGCAAGCCGTTGGCGATCTTCGCGGCCGTCGGCACGGGCGTGCTCGCTCTGCCGCTTTGGTGGCTGATCCACCACGAAAACTCGATCTACATCATCATCGGACAACTCACCTTCGCCGTCCTGTTCGCGGTCGGCTGGGCGGTCTATGCGGTGATGATGGTCGAAATCTTGTCGCCGCGTGTGCGCTGCACGGTGATCAGCATCGGCAACGGCATTGCCTATGGTGTCTTCGGCGGGTTGACGCCGCTGATCGCGACCTATCTGGTCGAGCGGACCAGTGACGATTACGCGCCGGTCTACCTTCTGATGGTGATGGCCCTGATCTCTTTCGTCGCCACCTTGACCGTGCCGGAAACCCTGAAGCGGGTGCGCGGCAGGCAAAGCGAAACGCCCTAGTCTGCTGTCATCGAGCGTCGATGCGGCTTGCCTGCGGTCGAACGCGGACGTGTGGCATTGCCGGGTCTCATGGCGCGCCGCCAAGCCCGACCGCGTCCCCGTTTGTTACCCCGCAAAAAGATCGATTCCGCTACCGACAACACAAGAAGTCGAACGTGTTCAACTTATCTGAGCGAGCCATACTTACCGCACTGCTGTAAGAAATGGTCATAGTCGTATGATTTAAAAAGAAAAAGGGGCCGGTCCTAAAACCGGCCCTAAGTTAATACCACGTTTATCAACATCGCGTGGCCGGGAACCCTGTTCACGCTCTGGATTGCCGTCGACGCGACGCAGCAACCATACACAATCCTCATTCTCTATCAATAAGGATTACTACTTTTGGAGTATGAATCCATGAGTTGTTTTTGTCATGTTCCTGCGATGGCCAATGACTGAACCGACTGAGTTGGCGTCATGCAGCCGGGCCGACCGACGGCTAAGGCGCGGGTCGCCTGGCGGCAACAGGATTGGCGGATGTGGTGAGTGGAGGCCCGGACCGGAATCGAACCGATGTAAACGGATTTGCAGTCCGCTGCATAGCCACTCTGCCACCGGGCCTTGGGGTCAGAACGAGCGGCGCTTGTCATAGGCCCGGCTTGGCTCCCGGTCAACAGCGCTCACACTTCCCTTTGTTCGCGTTTGTGCCGATGGGGATCTAGGCCTATAAAGCGCCGCAGGACCGGTTGACGGAGAATTCATGCTCGATTTCGATCAGGCACGGGAAAACATGGTGGAATGCCAGATCCGCACCAACAAGGTGACGGATGAGCGCCTGATCGAGGCTCTTAGAACCGTGCCGCGCGAAGCTTTCCTGCCGGAAGCGCTTAAGAGCGTTGCCTATATCGATGAGGATCTGCACCTGGGCGGCGGCCGCTACATGACCGAGCCGATGGTCTTGGCGCGTCTGTTGCAGGCCGCCGATGTCGGGCCGGGCGACGCCGCGCTGGTGGTCGGCTGCACGACCGGATACGCGGTCGCGCTGTTGGCGCAACTGGCCGAGACCGTTGTCGGTATCGACGATCGCGCGGAGCTTGTTGCCGCGGCGGAAAAAAACCTGTCGGCGCTGGGCATTGATAACGCGCCCGTCATCGAACGATCCCTGACCGAGGGATACCCCCAGCAGGCGCCCTATGCGATTATTCTGATCGAAGGCCGCTGTGGTGAGGTGCCGCAAGCCATCACAAGCCAGCTTGCGCCCGGCGGTCGGCTGGTGACGGTGATTGATGACGACGGTGTCGGCAAGGCGACATTGATCAAGCGCAGCGGCGACGTCGTATCAAGCCGTGTCCTGTTCGACGCACAGGTGCCATCGCTGACATGTTTCGCGCGTAAACCGGAGTTTGTTTTTTGACCACCAACGATCTCGACGCAGCTTTGGGAGTTTTCCGATGAACGTTGTGTTCAGAAGCGTGTATGCCGGATTGGCGGCAGGCGCGGCCTTGGTGGTAAGCGCGGTGCCATTGCATGCACAGTCTCTGGAAGAGGCGCTGGTTCAGAGCTACCTGAGCAACCCGACCTTGATGGCGGCACGTGCCCAGTTGCGTTCAGTCGACGAGAACATCGCGCAGGCACTCGGCGGATACCGACCGACCGTGACGGCCACCGGCGATCTGACACAAGAATGGACGGAAACCGACGTCACATCTTGGGACTCATCCAATCCCAACTCGCTCAACCTGACGATTACCCAACCGCTCTATACCGGCGGCGAGACCGAGGCGAGCACGAAAGTCGCTGAGAACCAGATCTACGCGCAACGGCAGTCACTGCTGTCGACGGAGCAGACAGTCCTTTTGGATGTGGTCACCGTCTACATGAATGTTGTCTTGGCGCGTGCAGTCTTGGAGCTCAACCGCAACAACGAGAGCCGCCTGGAGCGCCAGTTGCAGGCTACGCAGGACCAGTTTCGGGTTGGCGAGGTGACCCGAACGGACGTCTCGCAAGCCCAGGCCAGCCTGGCGACCGCGGTTGCCGATCGCCTGGCGGCGGAAGGCAGTTTGGCGTCCGCCGGTGCAGACTATGAAGAGATCATCGGCAGTCCACCCGCCGAACTGTCAAACCCGGGGCCGCTTGTTGGGATCCCGGCGACCAGCGACCAAGCGTCCGAAATTGCCGAGACTGAACATCCCGACATCTTGTCAGCCCAGTTTTTCGAACTCGCGGCAATCGATGGTGTCGACGTCGAGGAAGCGGATCTGTTGCCGGACGTCGATCTGGTCGGGTCTTACACACGCAACTACGACGTTAGCACCACCATCGACCGCCAGGATGTCGCGACGATCATGGCGGAGGTCACGGTGCCACTGTATCAGGCAGGCGTCGCCTCGTCGGAGATCCGCCAAGCCAAGCAGGATGTTTATCAGCTGCGCGAACAGGTGTTCGAAACGCGCCGGGAAGTTCTGGCGGACGTGATCACCGCATGGGAAGACCTGATCACGGCGCGCGCGCAGATTTCGGCGTTTCAGGAGAGCGTGGCGGCCAACGAAATCGCGTTGGAAGGCACCCAGCGCGAGGCAGAAGTCGGTGAACGAACCGTCCTGGACATCCTGGATGCCGAGCAGGCCTTGTTCGAGAGCCAGGTTGACCTGGTGAACGCCCAGCGCGACGAAGTGGTCGCGAGCTATGCCGTTCAATCGGCTATCGGCCGTCTAACCGCCGAGCGTCTACAGCTTCCGGTAGAATTGTATGATGTTGAAGCGTACTATCGCGAGGCGCGTGACTCATGGTGGGGCTGGGGTGGCCTTGAGGTTGAGGAGTGAGTGAGGCATTGCCGCAGAAGGGCGGCACCGGTAACCTTGACCCCGTCGAGTGCAGCGCAGGCCTGAAAAGCGAGGTTTAATGGCGAATCGACCCAGTGGGCAGGATCCCTCGATGGAGGACATCCTGGCCTCGATCCGTCGGATTATCGTTGATGACGACGACAAGGCCGCGGCGCGCGGGGATACTCCCGCTGCGGCTGCCGCCAACGATTCCGACGATGACGACGTTTTGGAACTGACCGAGGTGGTCAGTGATGAACCCGCCGGTGAAGCTGTCGGGTCGGATGCGAATGCGTCGGATAGTGATGACGATGACTCCGACGACGGCGATGTTCTGGTACTTGAGACCAAGCTGGACGACGAGGCCGAGGATGCCTTGGCCATCCCGTCAGACGTAGACGAGACCCAGGAAAACGAGGAGACCGCCGACGGCGGAGCAGACACAACCATGGCACAATCACCCGATAAATCCGACGACCGCCTGATGTCGCAATCCGCCGCCACGTCGGCCGCTTCCGCGCTGTCGAACCTGGTCCAGGCGTCCGATCCCGATCCCATGCGCGACGTGCCGAAGGGCAGGCCGGTCGAAGACCTGGCCATGGAGCTGTTGAAGCCGATGCTGCGCGAGTGGCTGGACGAGCATCTGCCGGCGATTGTCGAGCGGATCGTCGAGCGCGAGGTACGGTACCTGTCGCGGCGGCCTGCGGACGACTGATTACGCTGAAGTTTCGAATAGATCGTCTATAAAGCGGCGCCGCCGGGGAAACCGGGCGGCGCCGTTCTCTATCATTGGGATGAAGTGATGTTGGACAAGACGTACGACGCGCAAAGCGTCGAACAGAAGCTCTATGAAGGCTGGGACAAGGCCGGCAGCTTCGCCATCGGCGGGCGTGACAACGCCGAGCCTTTCACCATCGTCATCCCGCCGCCCAACGTGACGGGCAGCCTGCACATGGGGCACGCGCTGAACAACACGTTGCAGGACATCCTGATCCGGCGAGAACGCATGCGTGGCCGTGATGCACTCTGGCAGCCAGGCACCGACCACGCGGGCATCGCGACACAAATGGTGGTCGAGCGCATGTTGGAGGCCGAGGGCACCAACCGCCGCGACCTCGGTCGCGACGCGTTCATCGATCGGGTTTGGACGTGGAAGGCGGAGTCCGGCGGTTTGATCTCACGCCAGCTTCGCCGTCTCGGCGCGTCGGCGGACTGGAGCCGCGAGCGCTTCACCATGGACGAGGGACTGTCGAAGGCCGTGCTGAAGGTCTTCGTCGACCTCTATCAGCAGGGGCTGATCTACAAGGACAAACGCCTCGTCAACTGGGATCCGAAACTGCTGACGGCGATCTCCGATCTGGAGGTGCAGCAGCAGGAGGTCAACGGCCACCTCTGGCACTTCAAGTATCCGATCGATGGTCAGGAAGACCGCTTCATCACCGTTGCGACAACCCGGCCGGAGACGATGCTGGGCGACACCGCCGTTGCGGTGCATCCCGACGACGAACGCTACAAGGATCTCATCGGCAAACACGCCGTGCTGCCGCTGGTCGGGCGTAAGCTCATCATCGTCGCCGACGACTATGCCGATCCCGAACAGGGCACCGGCGCCGTCAAGATCACGCCGGCGCACGACTTCAATGACTTCGAGGTCGCGAAGCGCCACGGACTCGACATGATCAGTGTGCTCGACAAAGAAGGGCGGATTGTCAGCAGTTCGTTCTCAGATTTTCCCGATCGTCCCACGGCCTACGACGAAAGTGGCCTTGCTTACATTGGCGGTCAAGATGGTGTCGTCGGACCGATAACTGTTGATGAGATACCCGACGCGTATCACGGCCTCGACCGGTTCGAGGCGCGCAAGAAGATCGTCGAGGACATGGAGGCCGAAGGGCTGCTGGCCGGCATCGAGGACCACGTGCACATGGTCCCCTATGGCGACCGCGGCGGCGTGCCGATCGAGCCTTATCTGACGGAACAGTGGTATGTCGACGCCGCGACCCTGGCCAAGCCCGCGATCGAGGCGGTCGAGCAGGGGCGCACGCGTTTTGTCCCGGAGAACTGGACCAAGACCTATTACGAGTGGATGCGCAACATCCAGCCCTGGTGCATCTCGCGCCAGCTCTGGTGGGGCCACCAGATTCCCGCCTGGTATGGACCGGACGGTGAGATCTTCGTCGCCCACAGCGAAGAGGAAGCCAGCGCCGCCGCCGCCGAGCACTACGGCAAGACGGTCACGCTGGAGCGCGACCCCGACGTTCTCGACACCTGGTTCTCGTCGGGTCTGTGGCCGTTTTCGACCTTGGGCTGGCCCGACGAAACGCCGGAACTGAAGCGCTACTATCCGACCGACGTTCTGGTCACCGGTTTCGACATCATCTTCTTCTGGGTCGCCCGCATGATGATGATGGGGCTGCACTTCATGGGCGAGGTGCCGTTTCACACCGTCTACATCCACGCGCTGGTCCGTGACGAGAAGGGCCAGAAGATGTCGAAGTCCAAGGGCAATATCATCGACCCCTTGGACTTGATCGACGAATACGGCGCCGACGCGCTGCGCTTCACGCTTGCCGCACTCGCCGCGCCAGGCCGCGACATCAAACTCTCGAAGCAGCGGGTCGAGGGTTACCGCAACTTCGCGACGAAGCTTTGGAACGCCGCGCGCTATTGCGAAATGAACGGTTGCGTTCCCGACCCGTCGTTCGATCCGGCGTCGTGCAAGGAAACGGTGAACCGTTGGATCGTCGGCGAAATGGTCAAGCTGCGCATGCAGATCGACGGCGCGCTTGATGCCTACCGTTTCAACGATGCCGCGCAAGCTGCCTATCAGTCGACATGGAACACGTTCTGCGACTGGTACCTTGAGTTCACCAAACCCATCCTGACGAGCGACGACGCCGAGGCTGCTGCCGAAACGCGGGCGGCGACCGCGTGGGCGCTCGATCAACTGCTGCTTCTTCTGCATCCCTTCATGCCGTTTGTGACCGAGGAGCTGTGGGGTCAATTGGGCGGCGAAGGGCGTGGCGATCAATTGATCAAAGCCTCCTGGCCCGACTACGACGACGGCCTTGTCGATCACTCTGCGATGGCGGAGATGGACTGGGTGGTCCGCCTGGT
It includes:
- a CDS encoding valine--tRNA ligase encodes the protein MLDKTYDAQSVEQKLYEGWDKAGSFAIGGRDNAEPFTIVIPPPNVTGSLHMGHALNNTLQDILIRRERMRGRDALWQPGTDHAGIATQMVVERMLEAEGTNRRDLGRDAFIDRVWTWKAESGGLISRQLRRLGASADWSRERFTMDEGLSKAVLKVFVDLYQQGLIYKDKRLVNWDPKLLTAISDLEVQQQEVNGHLWHFKYPIDGQEDRFITVATTRPETMLGDTAVAVHPDDERYKDLIGKHAVLPLVGRKLIIVADDYADPEQGTGAVKITPAHDFNDFEVAKRHGLDMISVLDKEGRIVSSSFSDFPDRPTAYDESGLAYIGGQDGVVGPITVDEIPDAYHGLDRFEARKKIVEDMEAEGLLAGIEDHVHMVPYGDRGGVPIEPYLTEQWYVDAATLAKPAIEAVEQGRTRFVPENWTKTYYEWMRNIQPWCISRQLWWGHQIPAWYGPDGEIFVAHSEEEASAAAAEHYGKTVTLERDPDVLDTWFSSGLWPFSTLGWPDETPELKRYYPTDVLVTGFDIIFFWVARMMMMGLHFMGEVPFHTVYIHALVRDEKGQKMSKSKGNIIDPLDLIDEYGADALRFTLAALAAPGRDIKLSKQRVEGYRNFATKLWNAARYCEMNGCVPDPSFDPASCKETVNRWIVGEMVKLRMQIDGALDAYRFNDAAQAAYQSTWNTFCDWYLEFTKPILTSDDAEAAAETRAATAWALDQLLLLLHPFMPFVTEELWGQLGGEGRGDQLIKASWPDYDDGLVDHSAMAEMDWVVRLVSTIRTLRAEMNVPAGAKIPALLRGMEAETAARLERHRDLILRLARLDSVTASDETPKGSIQGVLDEATLLLPLADVIDIDQERARLEKEIAKLEGEIKGYDKKLGNEKFLAKAPPEVVEEQRERSQSACQTRDRLRDALARLSAA